Proteins from one Merismopedia glauca CCAP 1448/3 genomic window:
- a CDS encoding M48 family metalloprotease: protein MSIQSGLEALRQKRYQEAVQLLEAFCANSSHHSSSEYLQAQMALVQAYYGLGDPQRAVTLCESLLHSDIPQVSSWAQATLQSINPTEISVHRPQPQSLVKTASRAAYGGVKLSMAGIGGNLTIASVVTIALLFGMVFSLFLGIILIQNSDNPTIGLAIAIVLTLAFNAIVFFLSPWLMDLTQNWLYGTRWVSIADIASRSPETAKVIEQVCQQKRIKQPRLGLIQDLNPTAFTYGSLPNTARLVVSEGLFTYLDDDEIATVYAHELGHIVHWDFAVMTVASTLVQICYLIYTFAQRLGRGGGDNKLKDAIQFTGLVAYVFYLIGTYLVLYLSRTREYFADRFAAETTGNPNALSRALVKIAYGIVEEGKRAQEPSRLIEGTRALGIYDHKAAATTGTAYRIASDTQKVGRVFLWDMFNPWGWWMELNSTHPLTGKRVRALSTYAEQLGLETEFDMAQVVREGKTLSKRLLYGNFFLDILLYSAEIVGIIAGLIIGSLLFQGSGGVKFALIFACPLVGFGIGTLLKTLVMFPKYQNAPTRDVLTLMSDPYASPLRGQPARLQGELIGRGDAGYVFGSDLKLQDPTGLMYLHYSSRFGPLGNFLFGMKRVQSLIGMQVDTVGWFRRGIAPYVDLIQLVSQTGTVVNSYHRFWALIVGGGAIALGIVCAIAL from the coding sequence ATGTCGATTCAATCGGGATTAGAAGCTTTAAGACAAAAACGTTATCAAGAAGCTGTACAACTACTAGAGGCTTTCTGTGCCAATAGTAGTCATCATAGTTCCTCAGAATATTTACAAGCCCAAATGGCTTTAGTGCAAGCCTATTATGGATTGGGAGATCCTCAAAGGGCTGTAACTTTATGTGAGTCGCTACTCCATAGTGATATTCCTCAAGTATCTAGTTGGGCACAAGCCACCTTACAATCGATTAATCCGACCGAAATATCTGTGCATCGCCCTCAGCCTCAATCTTTGGTTAAAACTGCCAGTCGCGCTGCTTATGGGGGAGTCAAGCTATCGATGGCAGGAATAGGAGGTAATTTAACCATTGCTTCTGTCGTTACCATTGCCTTACTGTTTGGCATGGTATTTTCCCTATTTTTGGGAATTATTCTGATTCAGAATAGCGATAATCCGACAATTGGTTTGGCGATCGCCATAGTTCTAACATTAGCATTCAATGCCATTGTCTTTTTCCTCTCCCCGTGGTTGATGGATTTAACCCAAAACTGGCTGTACGGTACTCGCTGGGTATCAATAGCCGATATTGCTAGTCGCAGCCCAGAAACAGCTAAGGTAATCGAGCAAGTCTGTCAACAAAAGCGGATTAAACAGCCACGGTTAGGCTTAATTCAAGATTTAAACCCTACAGCCTTTACTTACGGTTCCTTACCTAATACAGCCCGTTTAGTAGTCAGTGAAGGTCTATTTACCTACCTTGATGATGATGAAATTGCCACAGTTTACGCCCATGAATTAGGACATATCGTCCATTGGGATTTTGCTGTGATGACGGTAGCATCAACTTTGGTACAGATATGCTATTTAATTTATACTTTTGCCCAACGCTTGGGTAGAGGTGGCGGTGATAATAAACTCAAAGATGCAATCCAGTTTACCGGACTAGTTGCTTATGTGTTTTACCTAATTGGCACCTATTTAGTGCTATATCTGTCTCGAACGCGGGAATACTTCGCCGATCGCTTTGCTGCCGAAACTACTGGCAATCCTAATGCTTTATCTAGGGCTTTGGTCAAAATCGCTTACGGGATTGTGGAAGAAGGAAAACGCGCCCAAGAACCAAGTCGTCTCATTGAAGGAACTCGCGCCCTAGGAATTTACGATCATAAAGCTGCGGCTACCACTGGAACAGCTTATCGCATTGCTAGTGATACCCAAAAAGTGGGACGGGTATTTTTATGGGATATGTTCAATCCTTGGGGTTGGTGGATGGAACTTAATTCTACTCACCCACTAACAGGAAAACGAGTTCGCGCCTTGAGTACCTACGCCGAACAATTGGGTTTAGAAACCGAATTTGATATGGCGCAGGTAGTGCGTGAAGGAAAGACTTTGAGCAAACGTTTGCTATACGGCAACTTTTTTCTAGATATATTGCTGTATTCTGCGGAAATAGTCGGTATTATTGCTGGATTGATTATTGGCAGTTTGTTATTCCAAGGTAGTGGAGGAGTCAAATTCGCTCTGATTTTTGCTTGTCCTCTAGTGGGTTTCGGGATAGGAACATTGCTCAAAACTTTGGTTATGTTTCCTAAATACCAAAATGCCCCAACTCGCGATGTCTTAACCCTAATGTCCGATCCTTACGCTAGTCCTTTGCGGGGACAACCCGCCAGATTACAAGGAGAATTGATTGGTAGAGGGGATGCGGGTTACGTTTTTGGTTCAGATCTGAAATTACAAGATCCCACTGGGTTAATGTATCTACATTATTCCTCTCGGTTTGGCCCTTTAGGTAACTTCCTGTTTGGGATGAAGCGAGTCCAAAGCTTAATCGGGATGCAAGTAGATACGGTAGGTTGGTTCCGGCGCGGAATTGCTCCTTATGTGGATTTAATTCAACTCGTGAGTCAAACTGGGACAGTGGTGAATAGCTATCATCGCTTTTGGGCATTAATTGTGGGTGGAGGGGCGATCGCTTTGGGCATTGTCTGCGCTATAGCTCTGTGA
- a CDS encoding DUF3598 family protein: protein MKSQRECFLQNLGSWKGSFTQFSITGEQIDDVESLLRLETIDNSDNIKLTLQRFYPTGVDEKVIEYDPSALYNILFFETGAFSQGSLQWAPFSQFGAELALVHGDRRLRIVQSFNSDSILGKITLIRERNPDSQIPERPRLQVEELIGQWEGEAVILSPQNHTSTKCRSILNLRLESPNQLVQELSFGEKGSGWSLTSKGEIDGNTLKFSQMEVPVQVTLLPDGASALFPLAIASGQSFFLEAGWLVEPNLRYRLIRRYDEKGAWNSLILVTERKVS, encoded by the coding sequence ATGAAAAGTCAACGGGAATGTTTTTTACAAAATCTAGGTTCATGGAAAGGTTCTTTTACCCAGTTTTCTATTACTGGAGAGCAAATCGATGATGTGGAAAGTTTGCTACGTCTAGAAACCATCGATAATTCAGATAATATCAAACTGACTTTGCAACGTTTTTACCCTACAGGAGTTGACGAAAAAGTAATTGAATACGATCCGAGCGCACTTTATAATATCCTGTTTTTTGAAACTGGGGCTTTTTCTCAAGGCTCGTTGCAATGGGCACCTTTTTCACAGTTTGGAGCCGAATTAGCTTTAGTTCATGGCGATCGCCGCTTAAGGATCGTACAAAGCTTTAATTCAGATTCTATACTCGGTAAAATCACATTAATTCGCGAACGAAATCCCGATTCACAAATTCCCGAACGTCCTCGTTTGCAAGTTGAAGAACTCATTGGACAGTGGGAGGGAGAAGCCGTAATTTTATCTCCCCAAAATCATACTTCAACTAAATGTCGTTCTATTCTCAATCTGCGTCTAGAAAGTCCAAATCAACTGGTTCAAGAACTTTCTTTTGGCGAAAAAGGTTCTGGGTGGAGTCTGACATCTAAGGGTGAAATTGACGGAAATACTCTCAAATTTTCGCAAATGGAGGTTCCAGTCCAAGTCACGCTTTTACCAGATGGCGCTTCGGCTCTTTTCCCTTTGGCTATAGCTTCAGGACAATCTTTCTTTTTGGAAGCGGGTTGGTTAGTAGAACCAAATTTGCGCTATCGGCTGATTCGCCGTTACGACGAAAAAGGTGCCTGGAATAGCTTGATTTTGGTCACAGAACGGAAAGTGAGTTAA
- the recA gene encoding recombinase RecA, protein MATITDNPEKQKALDLVLNQIERNFGKGAIMRLGDATRMRVETIPSGAMTLDLALGGGLPKGRVIEIYGPESSGKTTLALHAIAEVQRSGGVAAFVDAEHALDPAYAGALGVDIANLLVSQPDTGESGLEIVDQLVRSAAVDIVVIDSVAALVPRAEIEGEMGDVHVGLQARLMSQALRKIAGNIGRSGCTVIFLNQLRQKIGISYGNPETTTGGNALKFYASVRLDIRRIQTLKKANEGEYGNRVKVKVAKNKVAPPFRIAEFDIIFGKGISTIGCLVDIAEETGVITRRGAWYSYEGDNIAQGRDNTLKYLEEKPEMAAKVQQQVREKLDKGAVVSANSVSQIEETGDEVEEEEI, encoded by the coding sequence ATGGCAACAATCACCGATAATCCTGAAAAGCAAAAAGCCTTAGACTTAGTTTTAAACCAGATCGAGCGCAACTTTGGCAAAGGAGCCATTATGCGCTTGGGAGATGCCACCCGGATGAGGGTGGAAACTATTCCCAGTGGTGCGATGACTTTAGATCTGGCATTGGGTGGTGGTTTACCAAAAGGCAGAGTTATTGAAATTTATGGTCCAGAAAGCTCTGGAAAAACCACATTAGCTCTACACGCGATCGCAGAAGTACAAAGATCTGGTGGTGTCGCCGCCTTTGTCGATGCCGAACACGCCCTCGATCCAGCCTATGCTGGAGCTTTAGGGGTTGATATTGCCAATCTCTTAGTCTCTCAGCCAGATACAGGCGAATCAGGTTTAGAAATCGTCGATCAACTAGTGCGATCTGCCGCAGTTGATATTGTAGTGATTGACTCTGTAGCTGCTCTCGTTCCCCGTGCTGAAATTGAAGGGGAAATGGGAGATGTTCATGTCGGTTTGCAAGCTCGATTAATGAGCCAAGCTTTGCGGAAAATCGCCGGAAACATTGGTCGATCTGGCTGCACTGTCATTTTCCTCAATCAATTGCGCCAAAAAATCGGGATTTCTTATGGTAATCCAGAAACCACTACTGGCGGAAATGCCTTAAAATTCTATGCCTCAGTTCGTTTAGATATCCGTCGGATTCAAACGCTTAAAAAAGCGAATGAGGGAGAATACGGCAATCGGGTGAAAGTTAAAGTCGCCAAGAATAAAGTTGCTCCTCCCTTCCGCATCGCTGAATTTGACATCATCTTTGGTAAAGGTATCTCTACCATTGGCTGCTTAGTAGATATTGCCGAAGAAACAGGAGTAATTACCCGTCGCGGTGCTTGGTACAGTTATGAGGGCGACAATATTGCTCAAGGAAGAGATAATACTTTGAAATATTTGGAAGAAAAGCCAGAAATGGCGGCTAAAGTCCAGCAGCAGGTTCGGGAAAAACTCGATAAAGGCGCAGTAGTCTCGGCTAACTCGGTTAGTCAAATTGAAGAAACTGGAGACGAAGTAGAAGAAGAAGAGATTTAA
- the rppB gene encoding two-component system sensor histidine kinase RppB: MTQNKLFWQTRWRLAGSYALVMGSILFFCGIGLNRAIAQAYWQTLNRELESVAGTWHDNLESNLDSSLGLETAAQQIFPSSGRQRHLVGAIYRGDYYIRLLNPSEALVTAFGIQTPKLPVTSGKVTWQTIEDAQGDRYRQISIPMHAQGHIFVGYLQMGRSLAQFDRNLAQMQFILGLGIAISTVLATLSSWWLSKLAMEPIYRSYSQIQQFTADAAHELRTPLATISATVESALRVPELTWEENQILLSTLKDQNQRLTTLVTDLLLLSRIDRQEVSLSFQPCCLNDIVSDLVEELAGVALTNQIHLAADIRLDRLVYVSGDESQLYRLVSNLIANALQYTPNGGEVKTILSVRDSCAEIQIKDTGVGIPLEAQPHIFERFYRINSDRSRHFGGAGLGLAIAKAIAQNHGGNLQVSSHLGKGSTFTLSLPLVREPDAQF; this comes from the coding sequence ATGACTCAAAATAAACTATTTTGGCAAACCCGTTGGCGCTTGGCTGGTAGTTATGCTCTCGTGATGGGTTCTATTTTGTTTTTTTGCGGTATTGGCTTAAATAGAGCGATCGCACAAGCTTATTGGCAAACTTTAAATCGAGAGCTAGAATCAGTAGCTGGGACGTGGCACGATAATTTAGAATCTAATCTGGATTCATCTCTAGGTTTAGAAACCGCAGCCCAACAAATTTTCCCTTCTTCAGGTAGACAACGCCACCTAGTCGGAGCTATCTATCGCGGTGACTATTATATTCGATTATTAAATCCTTCAGAAGCATTAGTTACAGCTTTTGGGATACAAACCCCAAAACTGCCAGTAACTAGCGGTAAAGTGACTTGGCAAACCATAGAAGATGCTCAAGGCGATCGCTATCGTCAAATTTCCATCCCCATGCACGCTCAAGGACACATATTTGTAGGATATCTCCAGATGGGGCGTTCTTTAGCACAGTTTGACCGAAATTTAGCCCAAATGCAGTTTATTTTAGGGCTTGGGATTGCTATTTCCACAGTTTTAGCGACATTATCGAGTTGGTGGCTGTCTAAATTAGCTATGGAACCGATTTATCGATCCTACAGCCAAATTCAACAGTTTACCGCCGATGCCGCTCATGAGTTACGAACCCCTTTAGCCACTATATCAGCCACAGTAGAATCTGCACTCAGAGTGCCTGAATTGACCTGGGAAGAGAATCAAATCTTATTGTCTACGTTAAAAGATCAAAATCAGCGATTAACTACTCTAGTGACTGATTTATTGCTGCTATCACGAATAGATCGCCAGGAAGTTTCTCTTTCTTTCCAGCCTTGTTGTCTGAATGACATCGTGAGCGATCTAGTTGAGGAATTAGCTGGAGTAGCTTTAACAAATCAAATTCACCTTGCTGCTGATATTAGGCTAGATCGACTCGTTTATGTAAGTGGAGACGAATCACAACTCTATCGATTAGTTTCTAACTTAATAGCTAATGCCTTGCAATACACGCCAAATGGAGGTGAAGTGAAGACGATTTTGAGTGTCAGGGATAGCTGCGCTGAGATCCAAATTAAAGATACAGGTGTAGGAATTCCCCTAGAAGCACAACCACATATCTTTGAGCGGTTTTATCGGATTAACAGCGATCGCTCTCGTCATTTTGGCGGTGCGGGGCTAGGATTAGCTATAGCTAAAGCTATTGCTCAAAATCATGGGGGAAACCTACAAGTAAGCAGCCACTTGGGTAAAGGTTCCACTTTTACCCTCAGTTTACCTCTTGTTCGAGAGCCTGACGCGCAATTTTAG
- a CDS encoding PrsW family glutamic-type intramembrane protease, with protein sequence MIGQTPGGFLQQLLGSGAAGLETPPFGLPSDREIFIGRDPSCQLVLDISYSSVSRRHASIRPLMPPPPVGIPVAWEICDLNSANGTFVNGQKLMGCRQLQHSDRIVFGNNGPEFAFEYQQPSIPTQPYATPQYTPTAAVPPVPLPIPIPIPSPSSKPPDALSMTQLFPILSTGRDLKSKAFLVPGILMVLFVVGMFATIGRPVLFNLLLALAIASGAYYFVYQLCGKLKPWWWLISAALLTALLLIPPLGIIFPIWPAIGWFYRHFLPGDVFGLEQGNPSFSTNLVANIFGKDSYPTALITHFFGAGLAEELFKAVPIFIAGFIGSSFRSQRLGVWEPLDGILIGTASAVGFTLLETLGQYVPNIVSNITPRAGEGAAQLVGLQLLIPRILGSVAGHMAYSGYFGYFIGLSVIRPTKRWQILAIGYLSAAGLHALWNSSSTLNEIVSIVVGIVSYMFLAAAILKARALSPNRAQNFATRFIGK encoded by the coding sequence ATGATTGGACAAACACCAGGCGGATTTTTACAACAATTACTAGGAAGTGGTGCAGCAGGATTAGAAACGCCTCCCTTCGGGCTACCTAGCGATCGCGAAATCTTCATCGGTAGAGATCCTAGCTGTCAACTAGTCCTCGATATTAGCTACAGCAGTGTTTCTCGTCGTCATGCTAGCATTCGTCCTTTGATGCCGCCTCCACCTGTAGGTATACCTGTCGCCTGGGAAATTTGCGATCTCAATAGTGCTAATGGTACTTTTGTCAACGGGCAGAAACTAATGGGATGCCGTCAACTACAGCACAGCGATCGCATTGTATTTGGCAATAATGGTCCAGAATTTGCCTTTGAATATCAACAACCCAGTATTCCCACTCAACCATACGCCACTCCCCAATATACTCCAACTGCTGCGGTTCCTCCTGTACCTCTGCCAATACCCATACCAATACCTTCTCCTAGCTCAAAACCACCAGATGCTTTGAGCATGACTCAACTTTTCCCCATTCTCTCTACAGGTAGGGATCTCAAAAGTAAAGCATTTCTAGTTCCTGGCATCTTGATGGTGCTATTCGTAGTCGGAATGTTTGCTACTATCGGCAGACCAGTATTATTTAACCTACTATTAGCCTTAGCAATTGCTAGCGGTGCTTATTACTTTGTTTATCAACTATGCGGTAAGCTTAAACCCTGGTGGTGGTTGATTAGCGCCGCTCTGCTCACAGCTTTATTACTTATTCCCCCATTGGGAATTATATTTCCGATCTGGCCAGCCATTGGTTGGTTTTATCGCCATTTCCTACCTGGAGATGTTTTTGGTTTAGAGCAGGGAAACCCTAGCTTTTCTACCAACTTAGTGGCGAATATTTTTGGTAAAGATAGCTATCCTACGGCTCTGATTACCCACTTTTTTGGAGCAGGTTTAGCGGAAGAACTATTTAAGGCAGTTCCTATATTTATCGCTGGTTTTATCGGTAGTTCATTCAGATCCCAGCGTTTGGGGGTTTGGGAACCCCTAGATGGGATACTAATTGGCACTGCATCAGCAGTCGGGTTTACTCTTTTAGAAACTTTAGGGCAATACGTACCCAATATCGTTAGTAATATTACCCCTAGAGCGGGAGAAGGAGCAGCACAATTAGTCGGATTACAATTGCTGATTCCCCGTATCCTCGGCTCAGTTGCTGGACACATGGCTTATAGCGGTTATTTTGGCTATTTTATAGGTTTAAGTGTCATCAGACCGACTAAGCGTTGGCAGATCCTAGCAATTGGTTACCTCAGTGCGGCTGGTTTACACGCTTTATGGAACTCTAGCAGCACTTTAAATGAAATCGTTTCTATAGTTGTGGGTATCGTGTCTTATATGTTCTTAGCCGCAGCTATCCTGAAAGCAAGAGCTTTATCTCCCAACCGCGCTCAGAACTTCGCCACTCGCTTCATTGGCAAATAG
- a CDS encoding replication restart DNA helicase PriA, with protein MHRKQTVHCPNCGSQAERYHLENLRLTRTQCQICDYLMITCSQTGKVIEAYAPGIYAHR; from the coding sequence ATGCATAGGAAACAAACTGTTCACTGTCCAAATTGTGGTAGTCAAGCAGAGAGATATCATCTGGAAAACCTGCGGCTAACTCGGACTCAGTGCCAGATTTGCGACTATTTAATGATTACTTGCTCTCAAACTGGAAAGGTAATCGAAGCCTATGCGCCAGGTATTTATGCTCATAGATAA
- the rppA gene encoding two-component system response regulator RppA: MRVLLVEDEPDLGSAIKKVLHQEKYVVDWLLDGTEAWEYLETQEYTLGVFDWLLPGFSGVELCQKLRDKGNSLPILMLTAKDSMADKVTGLDAGADDYLVKPFGMAELLARLRALQRRSPQFLPQKLQVGKLTLDYGTSSVNWDEQKPVLLTKKEFQLLEYLMQHPGQILTTEQIRDRLWDLGADPISNVVAAQIRLLRRKINQISAISPIETLRGIGYRFDPLYDSK, translated from the coding sequence ATGAGAGTTTTACTAGTGGAAGATGAGCCAGACTTAGGGAGTGCCATCAAAAAAGTTCTGCACCAAGAAAAGTATGTAGTTGATTGGTTGCTAGATGGTACTGAAGCTTGGGAATATTTAGAAACTCAGGAATATACCTTGGGGGTTTTTGACTGGTTGTTACCAGGATTTTCTGGGGTGGAATTGTGTCAAAAGCTGCGTGACAAGGGCAATTCTCTGCCAATTTTGATGCTGACAGCCAAAGACTCAATGGCAGATAAAGTAACAGGATTAGATGCTGGTGCTGATGATTATCTAGTGAAACCTTTTGGTATGGCAGAATTACTAGCCAGATTACGGGCTTTGCAACGAAGATCCCCTCAATTCCTGCCACAGAAGTTGCAAGTCGGCAAATTAACCCTAGATTATGGCACTAGTAGCGTTAACTGGGATGAGCAAAAGCCAGTATTACTCACGAAAAAAGAATTTCAATTGCTAGAATACCTAATGCAACATCCTGGGCAAATTCTCACGACAGAGCAAATCCGCGATCGCCTTTGGGATTTGGGCGCAGATCCGATCAGTAATGTAGTTGCGGCTCAAATCAGATTGCTCAGGCGTAAAATAAATCAAATCAGTGCTATTTCACCGATTGAAACCCTTCGAGGTATAGGATATCGCTTCGATCCTCTATATGACTCAAAATAA
- a CDS encoding cysteine synthase family protein, translating into MGKESSLLCDDVTEAIGNVPIVRLNRLHHLCQTHNLYLKLESCLPSGSIKDKNAAYLVKDAEKNGFITPGSTIVESSSGNFGIALATVGAARGYQVIIVVDAKTPFPTRRMLQAYGAKLVDVPLEAADTHGSMQIARMQKAQELASQIPGAWYPCQHTNPRNTDVHEILTAREIEMAFGGAPDAIAIGVSTAGQLAGISRYFREKYPQTRLIAVDIAGSTIFGTPPHAYKMTGLGLSFVPPNFEDKMLDIAYTVSDRLAFSVCHALARQEGLLLGGSTGAIVAAALADASRYQTPQQMLLLNPDRGDRYLETIYNPTWLEAQGIELFSSSQIVAAIAALNPVIVRGLSDNSQ; encoded by the coding sequence GTGGGGAAAGAATCTTCCCTCTTGTGTGATGATGTGACAGAAGCAATCGGAAATGTTCCGATTGTCAGACTCAACCGCTTGCATCACTTGTGTCAAACCCACAATTTATATCTCAAACTAGAATCCTGCTTGCCTAGTGGCAGTATTAAAGATAAAAATGCCGCTTATTTAGTTAAAGATGCCGAAAAAAACGGTTTCATTACTCCAGGCAGCACAATTGTTGAATCTAGTTCTGGTAATTTTGGGATTGCTTTAGCGACAGTGGGTGCAGCACGAGGCTACCAAGTCATAATTGTGGTTGATGCGAAAACTCCATTCCCCACGCGGAGGATGCTACAAGCTTACGGTGCAAAGTTAGTGGATGTCCCTCTGGAGGCGGCTGATACTCATGGATCGATGCAAATCGCCCGAATGCAGAAGGCTCAAGAACTAGCCAGTCAAATTCCTGGAGCTTGGTATCCCTGTCAACATACTAACCCACGCAATACAGATGTGCATGAAATTTTGACTGCACGGGAGATAGAGATGGCTTTTGGGGGTGCGCCAGATGCGATCGCCATCGGAGTTAGTACGGCTGGTCAATTGGCGGGAATTAGTCGCTATTTTCGCGAAAAATACCCTCAGACTCGTTTAATTGCTGTAGATATAGCTGGTTCAACTATCTTTGGCACTCCGCCTCATGCTTACAAAATGACTGGTTTGGGTTTATCGTTCGTTCCGCCAAATTTTGAGGACAAGATGCTAGATATAGCTTATACCGTCAGCGATCGCTTGGCTTTTTCGGTTTGTCACGCTTTAGCCCGTCAAGAAGGCTTACTGCTGGGAGGTTCTACGGGTGCAATTGTTGCTGCGGCTTTAGCCGATGCTAGCCGCTACCAGACTCCCCAACAGATGTTACTGCTAAATCCTGACAGAGGCGATCGCTATTTGGAAACGATCTATAATCCCACTTGGTTAGAGGCTCAAGGTATAGAATTATTCAGCAGCAGTCAAATAGTAGCAGCTATTGCCGCATTAAATCCAGTTATCGTCCGAGGTTTGAGTGACAATTCCCAATAA
- the psaM gene encoding photosystem I reaction center subunit XII has product MLSNTQIYIALVIALFPAILALRLGMELYK; this is encoded by the coding sequence ATGTTATCAAATACTCAAATATATATCGCTTTGGTAATTGCGTTATTTCCGGCGATTTTGGCTCTACGCCTAGGAATGGAACTATATAAATAA
- the def gene encoding peptide deformylase, which yields MTSVVSVEKKKLEKPPLEMHFLGDRVLRQPAKRIAKVDGETRQLVKEMLQTMYSEQGIGLAAPQVAINKQLIVIDCEPDNATHAPIILINPIIKSSSRDTCVIQEGCLSIPGVYLDVTRPEAIEVSYKDEQGRPQNIKASGLLARVIQHEMDHLSGVLFVDRVQNILAMTEELKKGGFSPQSVKHIAEGSKI from the coding sequence ATGACCTCTGTAGTTAGTGTCGAAAAGAAAAAGTTAGAAAAACCTCCTTTAGAAATGCACTTTTTGGGCGATCGCGTTTTGCGTCAACCAGCCAAACGGATTGCTAAGGTAGATGGCGAAACCAGGCAATTGGTCAAAGAAATGCTCCAAACTATGTATAGCGAGCAGGGAATCGGTTTAGCAGCACCTCAAGTCGCCATTAATAAGCAATTAATTGTAATTGACTGCGAACCAGATAATGCAACTCATGCACCGATAATTTTAATTAACCCCATCATTAAAAGTTCTAGCCGCGACACCTGCGTGATTCAAGAAGGCTGCTTAAGCATACCAGGTGTATATCTAGACGTAACTAGACCAGAAGCTATTGAAGTTAGCTATAAAGACGAACAGGGACGACCTCAGAATATCAAAGCTTCAGGACTGTTAGCTAGAGTAATTCAACACGAGATGGATCACCTCAGTGGGGTATTATTTGTCGATCGCGTCCAAAATATTTTGGCAATGACCGAAGAACTCAAAAAAGGAGGATTTTCTCCTCAATCCGTGAAACACATAGCCGAAGGAAGCAAGATCTAA